A window of the Harmonia axyridis chromosome 5, icHarAxyr1.1, whole genome shotgun sequence genome harbors these coding sequences:
- the LOC123681118 gene encoding wolframin, producing MAGVVPKRAASGRKQWTLQDGPRNSLKVLRNQLASEGCSESQVVLAKQLLDASQQYHSHTEKKENECLGVYWLIKASQQGNEEATDLLKTCLKTGKGISEHNFLDVKSCISMTQNEKLTRKAAREIFASLSNGSDYITTDQLQKEILSIDKNKGHKINQSSEILENSNILNGELSKNEEEKCDSDSDTDWTIRSDCSSSSEKLTEDNLVTAAIDYSQGNLPYMSKSLCLTSNLHSLDNIPYVYRSILHPWLVLKIFYLKGLQFFCRKFDSFYFKSEIRLIILVTAYSFFNVDSSIYLLPIVLYYITYLYMVLTTCRMLQNQRDFQEYRLWSNLFLCYSGGNLNAEQAEQQYIRNNLKPYGQFFIALLMNLFIYSAISEHWTPDSELTMISFFLTFLTLIGFMPQKNFRISCEVTILLSFAINVLAKYPYDLDPVVTQGWRFIDLKIPTFASYVIGNGIEFCLNFRFLLYAAIPFLFIQLASKQNWRGTYNILIPHCVTLSWLQICIISSQGATMYGLLRGVLALVGVVMFLPLVGLTSVLLPAIALTKWLITSNMIFTIIIFILITCVAFIISWLLAQSRFRKYTAIIQIIIMITALITLINITNQNENINYMPENEEPKYVSWDIYRKFCYEPVWEDENIALSQLSCAGLENSLIFWDGYIHTIKIKSVKNNLVKLFKKLPKPIYQYLSCYFGDEISNSICENLQKNLEECQILYSVKKIANKCTLEKFDEYTFEITMRMSVGIWGKTPEMLILNLDHHFKNITMQLKAGDHIWFKGKLFNNEVVGADGILGGYQPHINVESIGCHSCFRENLKEVSKAKDSTDVYVFQYLYVGFKFILNILFNPVVIFK from the exons ATGGCTGGTGTTGTTCCTAAAAGAGCAGCATCTGGAAGGAAACAGTGGACATTGCAAG aTGGACCAAGAAATTCTCTCAAAGTATTGAGAAATCAATTAGCAAGTGAGGGATGCTCAGAATCTCAGGTAGTTCTAGCAAAGCAGTTATTAGATGCATCACAACAATATCATTCAcatactgaaaaaaaagaaaatgaatgcCTTGGCGTCTACTGGCTTATCAAGGCATCACAACAGGGTAATGAGGAAGCCACAGACTTACTGAAAACTTGTTTGAAAACAGGCAAAGGAATTTCAGAACATAATTTTCTGGATGTGAAGTCATGCATAAGCATGACACAAAATGAGAAACTGACAAGGAAAGCTGCTAGGGAAATATTTGCAAG TTTATCTAATGGAAGTGATTATATTACTACTGATCAACTgcagaaagaaattttatctATTGATAAAAACAAAGGGCATAAAATAAATCAATCATCTGAAATTTTAGAGAATTCTAACATCCTGAATGGGGAATTGTCAAAAAATGAAGAGGAAAAATGTGATTCCGACAGTGATACTGATTGGACTATTAGATCTGATTGTTCAAGTTCTAGTGAAAAATTAACAGAAGATAATCTTGTAACAGCAGCCATAGATTATTCCCAAGGGAATTTACCATACATGAGTAAATCCTTATGTTTAACTTCCAATCTACATTCATTAGATAATATTCCCTATGTTTATAGATCAATTTTACATCCGTGgttagttttgaaaattttttacttGAAAGGTTTGCAGTTTTTCTGCAGAAAGTTTGATTCCTTCTATTTCAAATCGGAAATTCGTTTGATAATTTTGGTAACAGCTTATTCATTCTTCAATGTGGACTCTTCCATTTATCTATTACCCATAGTACTCTATTATATAACTTATTTATATATGGTATTGACAACCTGTCGAATGTTGCAAAATCAAAGAGACTTTCAAGAATATAGATTATGGTCAAATCTATTCTTATGCTACTCTGGTGGTAACTTGAATGCAGAGCAAGCAGAACAGCAGtatataagaaataatttaaaacCATATGGCCAGTTCTTCATAGCATTATTAATGAATCTCTTCATATATTCAGCTATTTCAGAACATTGGACTCCTGATTCTGAATTAACAATGATTTCATTCTTTCTCACTTTTCTAACCCTAATTGGTTTTATGCCACAAAAAAACTTTAGGATATCTTGCGAAGTAACTATACTTTTAAGTTTTGCCATCAATGTTCTGGCAAAATATCCTTATGATTTGGATCCCGTTGTTACTCAGGGTTGGAGATTTATAGATCTGAAGATACCAACATTTGCAAGTTATGTCATTGGAAACGGTATTGAATTTTGcctcaattttagatttttaCTGTATGCTGCTATTCCttttttgtttattcaattaGCCTCTAAACAAAATTGGAGAGGTACTTATAACATTTTGATACCACATTGTGTTACCTTAAGTTGGCTCCAGATATGCATTATAAGTTCACAAGGGGCTACCATGTATGGTCTTTTAAGGGGAGTCTTAGCTTTGGTTGGTGTTGTTATGTTTTTGCCATTAGTTGGCTTAACTAGTGTTTTATTACCAGCGATAGCTTTGACCAAATGGCTCATCACCTCTAATATGATATTCACaatcataattttcattttgataactTGTGTTGCTTTTATCATATCCTGGCTTTTAGCTCAAAGTCGGTTCAGAAAATATACAGCCAtcattcaaattataattatgaTTACAGCTTTAATAACACTCATTAACATTACaaatcagaatgaaaatataaacTACATGCCGGAAAATGAGGAACCAAAATATGTATCTTGGGACATTTATCGAAAATTTTGTTATGAACCTGTTTGGGAGGATGAAAATATTGCCTTATCTCAGCTAAGTTGTGCTGGACTGGAGAATTCATTGATATTCTGGGATGGTTATatacataccataaaaataaagtctgtcaaaaataatttggtAAAACTATTCAAAAAACTCCCTAAACCCATTTACCAATATCTTAGTTGCTATTTTGGagatgaaatatcaaattcaatatgtgaaaatttacaaaaaaatttggAGGAATGTCAGATTCTTTACAGTGTGAAGAAGATTGCTAACAAATGTACTTTAGAAAAATTCGATGAGTATACATTTGAAATTACAATGAGAATGAGTGTAGGAATCTGGGGTAAAACTCCAGAAATGCTCATTTTGAACTTGGATcatcattttaaaaatataacaaTGCAACTGAAAGCTGGTGATCATATTTGGTTCAAAGGAAAATTGTTCAATAATGAAGTTGTAGGAGCAGATGGAATTTTAGGAGGCTATCAACCTCATATTAATGTAGAATCCATAGGGTGCCATTCATGttttcgtgaaaatttgaaagaagttAGTAAAGCCAAAGATAGTACTGATGtttatgtttttcaatatttatatgttGGATTTAAGTTTATTTTGAACATTCTATTTAATCCTgttgttattttcaaataa